One part of the Gadus macrocephalus chromosome 8, ASM3116895v1 genome encodes these proteins:
- the LOC132462801 gene encoding basic proline-rich protein-like has translation MYPDAARHTPSAAPHRPPRPGGPCTCHGCARRPDPPDPRRHLGTGAGPRPPRDHPATPDGRRLAPGGDRAESHRSPQRRPVFAASGPYPDLPGYLSPGRRDPWDPRPAQWTHPGAPERPGARHYASVREQCGCVSRGGGGGGGGGGRPFNGTPSHTFNGRPPPPLPPPPPPEFRGQGDGPRRTSGGEEGEGGEGEGEEKPGEEGNGKQPRTGRERGGGGGAGRRRSEQHAGRPWTPPGHSRAPNGHPGRRVSSETRERGGRHPPDWSWRPLRVPEEGGYSVPGAAHRGFFSTEVPQKHLSYSRRKGPCVPSSPPTARSQGPSPSPSQDRPGGQGSDPPRAGAATVHEQIRQVVMNLEDVLGGLKQVHWEMKEVVDHIDRLTANMDLGDEGIAVTPGNEPADSYVPPRPVGLGPAPAPNPKPPSVQNHVFLRTNAPSPVHVASVVKTSRVPPPPGPPGAGDGAGRKRPQLVSNGHLPHLCPPRYSELQDPWRRGTDPEEGTAAGRWSPGPRTQKPPPYPQNGRCGKGPVPPPIPVKTQTPYPGRRGQNTSMV, from the exons ATGTACCCAGACGCCGCGCGGCACACGCCGTCGGcggccccccaccgccccccccggcccggcgGCCCCTGCACGTGCCACGGCTGCGCCCGCCGCCCggaccccccggacccccgccGCCACCTTGGGACGGGGGCCGGTCCACGGCCACCCAGGGACCACCCGGCCACGCCGGACGGACGCAGACTCGCCCCGGGGGGGGACAGAGCGGAGAGCCACCGCAGCCCACAGAGGAGGCCTGTGTTCGCGGCGTCGGGCCCCTACCCCGACCTGCCCGGCTACTTGAGCCCCGGGCGCCGGGACCCCTGGGACCCCCGTCCCGCCCAGTGGACTCACCCCGGTGCCCCCGAGCGGCCCGGGGCCAGACACTACGCCTCTGTGAGGGAACAGTGCGGCTGTGTGtcgcggggcggcggcggcggcggcggcggcgggggccgtCCCTTTAACGGCACGCCGTCACACACCTTTAATGGCCGgccgcccccgcccctccctcccccgccgcccccagagttcaggggtcagggggacgGCCCGCGGCGGACCAGtggcggggaggagggagaggggggcgagggggagggggaggagaagcccGGGGAGGAAGGAAACGGAAAACAGCCGAGGACGGGGCGGGAGCGCGGCGGCGGAGGGGGAGCCGGCCGCCGTCGCTCCGAGCAGCACGCGGGCCGCCCCTGGACCCCCCCGGGTCACTCGCGCGCGCCCAACGGCCACCCGGGGCGGAGGGTGAGCTCTGAGACCAGGGAGCGGGGGGGCAGGCATCCGCCGGACTGGAGCTGGAGACCGCTACGGGTCCCGGAGGAGGGGGGCTACAGCGTGCCCGGAGCCGCCCACAGGGGCTTCTTCTCCACCGAGGTCCCCCAGAAACACTTGAGCTACAGCAGGCGGAAGGGGCCCTGCGTGCCTTCGTCGCCCCCCACCGCACGGAGCCAGGGgccctccccgtcccccagcCAGGACCGGCCCGGGGGCCAGGGCTCCGACCCGCCCCGGGCGGGGGCCGCCACGGTCCACGAACAGATCCGACAAGTGGTGATGAACCTGGAGGACGTGCTGGGCGGCTTGAAGCAGGTTCACTGGGAGATGAAAGAG GTGGTGGACCACATCGACCGCCTCACGGCCAACATGGACCTCGGCGACGAGGGCATCGCCGTCACCCCCGGCAACGAGCCCGCCGACTCCTACGTCCCCCCGCGACCGGTCGGCCTCGGCCCCGCCCCGGCGCCAAACCCCAAACCGCCGTCCGTCCAGAACCACGTGTTCCTCAGGACTAACGCCCCCTCGCCCGTTCACGTGGCGTCCGTGGTCAAGACCAGCCGCgtccccccgcccccggggCCGCCGGGCGCCGGGGACGGGGCGGGGCGCAAGCGGCCGCAGCTGGTCTCCAACGgccacctcccccacctgtGCCCGCCCAGGTACTCTGAGCTGCAGGACCCCTGGCGCCGCGGCACGGACCCCGAGGAGGGGACCGCCGCAGGGAGGTGGTCGCCGGGGCCCAGGACTCAGAAGCCCCCGCCGTACCCCCAGAACGGGAGGTGCGGGAAGGGCCCGGTGCCCCCTCCCATCCCCGTGAAGACCCAGACCCCTTACCCTGGGAGACGCGGACAGAACACCAGCATGGTGTGA
- the LOC132462803 gene encoding protein-lysine 6-oxidase-like codes for MAKWSVFSLYILQGLAPLLTGQLVPPRGGPWRQRIQWENNGQVFSLMSTGSEYQSPVVAGRPRTFSRNYMSGSSWREVFNARDGASQRRGGHYSGSTRPQLDRVNDRVVDQGPVSIGQDSTRPLVHVNVRPSELRPPQVLNFQRQGALGTASARRVATELATLPGTPPGSPGSDVVVPRSDGARVGQDATAQNRNSQPGPGSVPHGALSISRHVAPAAPPSHSGYVVPAVPAPNQAASNNANGVETNGAETNGDAMSNDDPRNPFKNHRNSVLYNMYPPQGRPVVRVPPGTGYGTRYFQNGLPDLVPDPYAIQAGTYIQRMQMYALRCAAEENCLARSAYGPGVQDIDYRVLLRFPQKVKNQGTADFLPVRPRHQWEWHSCHQHFHSMDAFSHYDLLDVSTGRKVAEGHKASFCLEDTGCEAGFRRRYACTSHTQGLSPGCHDTYAANIDCQWIDITDVPPGNYLLKVTVNPSFHVLESDFTNNIVRCDITYTGVYVQTRNCRVARA; via the exons ATGGCAAAGTGGTCCGTGTTCTCTCTCTACATCCTCCAGGGACTGGCCCCTCTCCTCACGGGGCAGCTGGTCCCCCCGCGGGGCGGCCCCTGGCGGCAGCGCATCCAGTGGGAGAACAACGGCCAGGTGTTCAGTCTGATGAGCACTGGCTCGGAGTACCAGTCCCCAGTGGTGGCGGGCCGGCCGAGGACCTTCTCGAGGAACTATATGAGCGGCAGCAGCTGGAGAGAAGTATTCAACGCACGGGACGGGGCGTcgcagaggagaggggggcacTACAGCGGGTCGACACGTCCCCAGCTTGATCGTGTAAATGATAGGGTAGTTGACCAAGGACCTGTATCTATTGGGCAAGACAGCACCAGGCCGCTCGTGCACGTTAACGTGCGCCCGTCCGAGTTGAGACCCCCGCAGGTGCTTAATTTCCAGCGACAGGGCGCCTTGGGCACTGCCAGCGCGCGGCGCGTCGCCACGGAGTTGGCGACGTTACCGGGGACCCCTCCTGGGTCACCGGGAAGCGATGTAGTAGTGCCCAGGAGTGACGGGGCACGTGTTGGCCAGGATGCCACCGCACAGAATAGAAACAGCCAACCGGGGCCCGGTTCGGTGCCTCACGGTGCGCTGTCAATCTCCAGGCACGTTGCACCTGCGGCGCCGCCCTCTCATTCAGGGTACGTGGTACCCGCGGTACCCGCGCCGAACCAGGCGGCCTCTAATAACGCAAACGGCGTGGAAACAAACGGAGCTGAAACTAACGGAGACGCCATGTCTAACGATGACCCCCGGAACCCGTTCAAGAACCACCGGAATTCGGTTTTGTACAATATGTATCCCCCCCAAGGACGGCCCGTGGTCCGTGTGCCCCCTGGCACCGGTTATGGTACCAGATATTTCCAAAATG GGCTCCCCGACCTGGTTCCAGACCCCTACGCCATCCAGGCTGGCACATACATCCAGCGCATGCAGATGTACGCCTTGAGGTGTGCAGCCGAGGAGAACTGTCTAGCCAG GTCGGCGTACGGGCCCGGGGTACAGGACATCGACTACAGGGTACTGCTGCGCTTCCCCCAGAAGGTGAAGAACCAGGGGACGGCCGACTTCCTGCCGGTCCGCCCCAGGCATCAGTGGGAGTGGCACAGCTGTCACCA GCACTTCCACAGCATGGACGCCTTCAGTCATTACGACCTGCTGGACGTCTCCACGGGGCGCAAGGTGGCCGAGGGACACAAGGCCAGCTTCTGCCTGGAGGACACAGGGTGTGAGGCCGGCTTCAGACGCCGCTACGCCTGTACGTCTCACACACAG GGACTGAGTCCAGGTTGCCATGACACCTATGCTGCCAACATTGATTGCCAGTGGATCGACATCACTGATGTGCCTCCAGGAAATTATCTGCTGAAG GTCACCGTCAATCCAAGTTTCCATGTTCTGGAGTCAGACTTCACCAACAACATTGTGCGGTGCGACATCACGTACACTGGAGTTTACGTACAGACGAGGAACTGTCGAGTAGCGAG GGCTTAG